Genomic segment of Chitinispirillales bacterium:
TCAATTAACGCAGCTTAATTAAGGAGATTTTCAATGGCGCACAAAAAAGGTCAGGGAAGTACAAAAAACGGGCGTGACAGTAAAGCGAAACGCCTCGGAGTTAAGGAATACGCCGGTGAATTGATAAGCGCTGGAAGCATTATTATCCGTCAGCGCGGAACAAAAGTTCATCCAGGGCAAAATGTAGGACGCGGTAGAGACGATACTTTGTTTGCAGAGATAGCCGGTAAAGTCGATTTTTACAAAAAAATCGATAACAGAAAATATGTAAGAGTTATTCCGGCGTAATTTTTTATATAATAAATATTGTTTTAGTATATATATATTATTCCCGTTAAGGAGTTTTTATGATAACCGCTAAATTGTCCGTCAACGATATGACAAGAATTCCAAAACAAGTACGTTTAGATTTGGAACTGATTCAAGGCGATAGAATTGTCTTTGAAAAAAGAGGACAAGAATATTTAATTCGCAAATTGGTTGAAGAATCGCCGTACGATAAAAATGGAATCAAAATTTGGAATTCGGAACGTTCCAATATGGATTATGAGAATTAGCGTAAAAAATTTAGTTTCTTATATAAAAAACGGCAGGCGTATAGTTTGTCG
This window contains:
- the rpmA gene encoding 50S ribosomal protein L27, with amino-acid sequence MAHKKGQGSTKNGRDSKAKRLGVKEYAGELISAGSIIIRQRGTKVHPGQNVGRGRDDTLFAEIAGKVDFYKKIDNRKYVRVIPA